In Egibacteraceae bacterium, the following proteins share a genomic window:
- a CDS encoding DUF3499 family protein produces MNETPRSCRRPTCPWPATASLSYRYATSQVWLLDLTPTADPSLYDLCATHADATTVPRGWERVDERVVVPAPEPAVGADGRGLVSATPRQEPVGARTPGRYDRLRRELPDVAARLSAERRPEPVPSRDLAPVAFREAAVRQWHA; encoded by the coding sequence ATGAATGAGACGCCTCGCAGCTGCCGCCGGCCCACCTGCCCCTGGCCCGCCACGGCCTCGCTGTCGTACCGGTACGCGACCAGCCAGGTGTGGTTGCTCGATCTCACCCCCACCGCGGACCCGTCCCTGTACGACCTGTGCGCCACCCATGCGGATGCCACCACGGTCCCGCGCGGCTGGGAGCGGGTGGACGAGCGGGTGGTCGTGCCGGCCCCGGAGCCCGCCGTGGGCGCGGACGGCCGCGGCCTCGTGAGCGCCACACCCCGCCAGGAGCCGGTGGGGGCGCGGACGCCCGGGCGCTACGACCGGTTGCGCCGGGAGCTGCCCGACGTGGCGGCCCGGCTGTCTGCCGAGCGGCGCCCGGAGCCGGTCCCCAGTCGCGATCTCGCGCCGGTGGCCTTCCGTGAGGCCGCTGTCCGGCAATGGCACGCCTAG
- a CDS encoding PASTA domain-containing protein, which produces MILDFVGDMVIEGFIELWPWKRRIPDVRGKNLEECRLAIEAKELELRVRADAGPDALVTAQQPDARTRVKAGCPVFVTVEDP; this is translated from the coding sequence ATGATTCTCGACTTCGTCGGTGACATGGTCATCGAAGGGTTCATCGAGCTGTGGCCATGGAAGCGGCGGATTCCCGACGTCCGGGGCAAGAACCTGGAAGAGTGCCGCCTGGCCATCGAGGCGAAGGAGCTCGAGCTACGGGTGCGTGCGGACGCGGGCCCCGATGCCCTGGTGACGGCCCAGCAGCCTGACGCGCGGACCCGGGTGAAGGCGGGATGCCCGGTCTTCGTCACGGTCGAGGATCCCTAG
- a CDS encoding DUF5719 family protein translates to MTETGSELPPAPEPVRRRAAIVLVVVAILVGVALIADVLAVPPPALPPEPVAQETPQAGAWYCPATAGEGESAVLSVAAVGEDPSRVTVVRYPDREPAADEPVDVAPGDEHTVILGPGEATTPVSVRWEGGPAVASWRIESGDTPGAPCEPGPAEIWHLAGLDTARGATSTVHLFNPFATDAVARITFATPEGRVALLLTDNLLVEAGTSARIDLGEFQPEQPDLGATVEVLTGRLVAQGELVLQPVGEQGGPSGRALIPAASGPGALWSFGYARVDESSSSALSVVNTGDREAAVEVQVSNPRPEAGVQEHSVAPGGVLTIDLAELSEEPEFGVSAQSVNDVPIVVHRVTTIDAEGREGLAVSRGAPLATRWALVGAGTADRRGRVLVYNPGVELVTVEVTTNGAVPDAWRGLEIPPNAWRSFSLVDAEPDRAQIPAMVAASGPVVAELRSHHQSGALRLWTALGIRAETWAGGGARPAVHRDPRLAIQPLGAPAAEREGPAPLDPGELPEVPGLDDDGGEPAPEGGEGQPPPDGG, encoded by the coding sequence GTGACGGAGACGGGTTCTGAGCTGCCCCCCGCCCCCGAACCCGTCCGCCGCCGGGCCGCGATCGTCCTGGTGGTTGTGGCCATCCTGGTCGGTGTGGCGCTGATTGCTGATGTGCTCGCCGTGCCGCCCCCGGCCCTGCCGCCGGAGCCGGTCGCGCAGGAGACCCCTCAGGCGGGGGCCTGGTACTGCCCCGCGACCGCGGGCGAGGGGGAGTCGGCGGTGCTGTCGGTGGCCGCCGTGGGGGAGGACCCCTCACGGGTCACGGTCGTACGCTACCCCGACCGTGAGCCGGCTGCCGATGAGCCGGTCGATGTCGCCCCCGGCGACGAGCACACGGTGATCCTGGGTCCCGGGGAGGCGACCACGCCGGTCTCGGTGCGGTGGGAGGGCGGGCCGGCTGTGGCGTCATGGCGGATCGAGTCGGGGGACACCCCGGGCGCCCCGTGCGAGCCCGGGCCTGCCGAGATCTGGCATCTGGCAGGCCTTGATACCGCGCGTGGGGCGACGTCGACGGTGCACCTGTTCAACCCCTTCGCCACCGACGCGGTCGCCCGGATCACGTTCGCGACCCCCGAGGGCCGCGTCGCGCTGCTGCTCACCGACAACCTCCTCGTCGAGGCCGGCACCTCCGCCCGCATCGACCTCGGCGAGTTCCAGCCCGAGCAGCCAGACCTCGGGGCGACCGTCGAGGTCCTGACCGGAAGGCTGGTCGCGCAGGGTGAACTGGTCCTGCAACCGGTCGGTGAGCAGGGCGGACCGAGCGGGCGCGCGCTGATCCCCGCCGCGTCGGGACCCGGCGCGCTGTGGTCGTTCGGCTACGCCCGCGTGGACGAGAGCTCGAGCTCGGCCCTGTCGGTGGTCAACACCGGCGACCGGGAGGCCGCGGTCGAGGTGCAGGTCTCGAATCCGCGGCCGGAGGCCGGCGTCCAGGAGCACTCCGTGGCCCCTGGGGGGGTGCTCACCATCGACCTGGCGGAGCTCTCGGAGGAGCCCGAGTTCGGGGTGAGCGCGCAGAGCGTGAACGACGTGCCGATCGTGGTCCACCGGGTCACCACCATCGACGCCGAGGGTCGTGAGGGCCTCGCGGTGTCCCGCGGCGCGCCGCTCGCGACCCGGTGGGCGCTGGTGGGCGCCGGCACCGCCGACCGTCGGGGGCGGGTGCTCGTCTACAACCCCGGTGTCGAGTTGGTGACCGTCGAGGTGACCACCAACGGCGCGGTGCCCGACGCGTGGCGCGGTCTCGAGATCCCGCCCAACGCCTGGCGCAGCTTCAGTCTGGTGGACGCCGAGCCCGACCGCGCCCAGATCCCCGCCATGGTGGCGGCGAGCGGGCCCGTCGTCGCCGAGTTGCGCTCCCACCACCAGTCGGGCGCGTTGCGGTTGTGGACTGCGCTCGGGATCCGTGCGGAGACCTGGGCCGGAGGGGGAGCCCGTCCTGCGGTGCACCGCGACCCCCGGCTGGCGATCCAGCCGCTGGGGGCGCCAGCGGCCGAGCGGGAGGGGCCGGCCCCGCTGGACCCCGGTGAGCTGCCGGAGGTCCCCGGACTGGACGACGATGGGGGCGAGCCCGCCCCCGAGGGGGGCGAGGGGCAGCCCCCGCCCGACGGCGGCTAG
- a CDS encoding glycosyltransferase, translated as MPPSEPDVIPARTAAGRPRVVAILVVRDGAEWLQSVLGSLAAQRYPALDLVVVDNGSSDGSDTVLARRIPDDRLITLPRNVGFGRAVARALKHPAVADAELLLLLHDDLALARDAIARMVQAMREDPSLAIVGPKLRDWSEEPVLQEVGMTVDRFGRAESQLEPAERDQGQHDAQRPVLYVSTAGMLVRRATLVELGGFDPRFPVFRDDLDACWRAWLAGHRVEVVPAAVAYHVAAASRSARDLGRRPAQARYLAERHTIATLMKNYSATSLLWIFPIVLALAGAKVLAFLATRRFGDATAVLRAYLWNAVQLPRTLRRRRVVQRRRRIGDRELMRLFAPGLPRARVYVEAAGNWLAGGSTRALMDDDGAGLLPEQEPGNALVRVVRRYPATCAGLTLLALYLLGLRGLLGGGQIVGVEVAPWPDLARDFLRAYASSWTGEPVGSAAFASPVQAVLGLVSVLGFGSAWLAQRLVVFGLLPLAWVFSLRAGRLLTARPAPRILGATLYVLSPVVLGALGQGRFGTLVAATLLPGVVLVAIRTADPSTPLATAWRSSALMALGLALTCAAEPGLAPAVVLGFLGVLLASRRVDPSGQATLRLAVSGGAALLLLSPWLAGLVRGGTVGTQTAAPLEQMPLWRALAAAPEVLPAFAGIGGLRAVMTAAAVLAVGILLGLRTKPITVAGLVVAVGASGLLAWGATRAGITLVWTPALLLPAAFALAGLGVIAARTLTGGLRQYAFGRRQLAVVVAVVALAVGLAGGALRLASGPWDGLTRDPTLVPQFVTADQPQVGPYRILLLAADDGSVAWDIVSSRGPRMVDFGARSDTDLLDLVEEAVAGAVGGADLRAGAQLGLANVRYVVVSDAQPAPDLIQALGRQPALEPLPSGGGRVFSVESWLPRVVVLPSARGEELLTTGYPAAVGDWEAEGLGQRRRDVYVGQEPAQEGGLLVVSESTSTQWRAHADGRALERRELEGVNAFTVPPGSEMVRARAGTGFGHRLVVALQLLLLLAVISLGLRPPGMRTRAQRDVTRSLPSELAPPEPANDDPQGVLP; from the coding sequence ATGCCTCCTTCCGAACCCGACGTGATCCCCGCGCGCACTGCCGCGGGCCGTCCCCGCGTGGTGGCGATCCTGGTCGTGCGGGACGGGGCGGAGTGGCTGCAGAGCGTGCTGGGCAGCCTCGCGGCCCAGCGCTACCCCGCGCTGGACCTGGTCGTGGTGGACAACGGCAGCTCAGACGGGTCGGACACCGTGCTGGCCCGGCGCATCCCCGATGACCGCCTCATCACCCTGCCCCGCAACGTCGGGTTCGGTCGGGCGGTCGCGCGCGCGCTGAAGCACCCCGCGGTCGCCGACGCCGAGTTGCTGCTGCTGCTCCACGACGACCTCGCCCTGGCGCGAGACGCCATCGCCCGGATGGTCCAGGCGATGCGGGAGGACCCGTCGCTGGCCATCGTCGGGCCGAAGCTGCGGGACTGGAGCGAGGAGCCGGTCCTGCAGGAGGTGGGGATGACCGTGGACCGCTTCGGGCGGGCGGAGTCCCAGCTGGAGCCCGCCGAGCGCGACCAGGGACAGCACGACGCGCAGCGCCCGGTGCTGTACGTCTCGACGGCGGGCATGCTGGTGCGGCGCGCGACGCTGGTGGAGCTCGGCGGGTTCGATCCGCGCTTCCCGGTCTTCCGCGACGACCTCGACGCCTGCTGGCGGGCGTGGCTGGCCGGCCATCGCGTCGAGGTCGTCCCCGCCGCCGTGGCCTACCACGTCGCCGCCGCCAGCCGATCGGCCCGGGACCTCGGCCGACGCCCCGCTCAGGCGCGCTACCTCGCGGAGCGCCACACCATCGCCACGCTCATGAAGAACTACAGCGCCACGAGCCTGCTGTGGATCTTCCCGATCGTCCTGGCGCTGGCGGGGGCCAAGGTCCTCGCCTTCCTGGCCACGCGGCGGTTCGGGGACGCGACCGCCGTCCTGCGGGCCTACCTGTGGAACGCCGTGCAGCTACCGCGCACGCTGCGTCGGCGTCGGGTGGTCCAGCGGCGCCGGCGGATCGGCGACCGCGAGCTGATGCGGCTGTTCGCCCCGGGTCTGCCAAGGGCCAGGGTCTACGTGGAGGCAGCCGGGAACTGGCTTGCGGGCGGGAGCACCCGCGCGCTCATGGACGACGACGGGGCGGGGCTCCTGCCCGAGCAGGAACCGGGCAACGCCCTCGTGCGCGTGGTGCGCCGCTATCCCGCCACCTGCGCCGGGCTGACGCTGCTCGCGCTGTACCTCCTGGGGCTTCGGGGACTCCTCGGCGGCGGGCAGATCGTCGGCGTGGAGGTGGCGCCGTGGCCGGACCTGGCCCGGGACTTCCTGCGTGCCTACGCGAGCTCGTGGACTGGGGAGCCGGTCGGGTCCGCTGCCTTCGCCTCGCCGGTGCAGGCGGTGCTCGGTCTGGTGTCCGTCCTCGGTTTCGGCAGCGCCTGGCTGGCTCAGCGGCTGGTCGTCTTCGGACTGCTGCCCCTCGCGTGGGTGTTCTCGCTGCGCGCCGGGCGCCTGCTGACCGCCCGCCCCGCGCCCCGCATCCTGGGCGCGACCTTGTACGTGCTGTCGCCGGTCGTGCTCGGGGCCCTCGGCCAGGGGCGCTTCGGGACGCTGGTGGCCGCCACGTTGCTACCCGGTGTGGTGCTGGTGGCGATACGGACCGCCGATCCGAGCACCCCCCTCGCCACCGCCTGGCGTTCCAGCGCGCTGATGGCGCTCGGGCTGGCCTTGACCTGTGCCGCCGAGCCCGGCCTGGCCCCCGCGGTCGTGCTCGGATTCCTCGGCGTGCTGCTGGCGTCCCGCCGCGTCGATCCGTCAGGCCAGGCGACGCTCCGACTCGCCGTGAGCGGAGGAGCGGCCCTCTTGCTGCTCAGTCCCTGGCTGGCGGGCCTGGTCCGCGGGGGGACGGTCGGCACCCAGACCGCGGCCCCTCTGGAGCAGATGCCCCTGTGGCGGGCGCTGGCCGCGGCTCCCGAGGTCCTGCCCGCCTTCGCGGGCATCGGCGGCCTGCGCGCGGTGATGACCGCCGCCGCGGTCCTCGCGGTGGGGATCCTGCTCGGGCTGCGCACCAAACCGATCACGGTCGCGGGACTGGTTGTGGCCGTCGGGGCGTCCGGGCTGCTGGCGTGGGGTGCCACCCGGGCTGGGATCACCCTGGTGTGGACCCCCGCGTTGCTGCTGCCGGCCGCGTTCGCGCTGGCCGGCCTCGGCGTGATCGCCGCACGGACGCTCACCGGGGGCCTGCGACAGTACGCGTTCGGCAGGCGCCAGCTCGCCGTCGTGGTCGCGGTCGTGGCACTGGCCGTGGGCCTGGCGGGGGGAGCCCTGCGGTTGGCGAGCGGACCGTGGGACGGGCTCACGCGCGACCCGACACTGGTCCCGCAGTTCGTCACCGCGGACCAGCCGCAGGTGGGTCCGTACCGCATCCTGCTGCTCGCCGCTGACGACGGGTCGGTGGCCTGGGACATCGTGAGCTCGCGGGGCCCGCGGATGGTGGACTTCGGGGCGCGCTCCGACACCGACCTGCTGGATCTGGTCGAGGAGGCGGTGGCGGGCGCGGTCGGTGGCGCGGACCTGCGGGCCGGGGCCCAGCTCGGTCTGGCGAACGTGCGCTACGTGGTCGTCTCGGACGCCCAACCCGCGCCCGACCTCATCCAGGCGCTGGGCCGCCAGCCCGCGCTCGAACCGCTGCCGTCCGGGGGCGGCCGGGTGTTCAGCGTCGAGTCGTGGTTGCCGCGCGTGGTGGTCCTGCCGTCGGCGCGTGGCGAGGAGCTGCTGACCACGGGATACCCCGCAGCCGTGGGTGACTGGGAGGCCGAAGGTCTCGGGCAGCGGCGTCGGGACGTCTACGTCGGGCAGGAACCGGCGCAGGAGGGCGGGCTGCTGGTCGTGTCGGAGTCCACCTCGACCCAGTGGCGAGCCCATGCCGACGGTCGGGCGCTGGAGCGCCGCGAGCTCGAGGGCGTGAACGCCTTCACGGTTCCGCCCGGGTCCGAGATGGTGCGCGCCCGCGCGGGGACCGGCTTCGGCCACCGCCTGGTGGTGGCGCTGCAGCTGCTGCTGCTGCTCGCGGTCATCTCACTCGGGCTGCGTCCCCCAGGCATGCGGACCCGCGCGCAACGGGACGTGACCAGGAGCCTGCCGTCGGAGCTCGCCCCGCCCGAGCCGGCCAACGACGACCCGCAGGGGGTGTTGCCGTGA
- a CDS encoding WhiB family transcriptional regulator: MIPETLPWAPSAKCLQGDPEAFFPEKGGSTREAKRMCTLCDVREECLDYALANEERFGIWGGLSERERRRLKRMAS, from the coding sequence ATGATCCCGGAGACATTGCCATGGGCGCCCAGCGCCAAATGCCTGCAGGGGGACCCGGAGGCCTTCTTTCCCGAAAAGGGCGGTTCCACCCGGGAGGCCAAGCGCATGTGCACGCTTTGTGATGTTCGGGAGGAGTGCCTGGACTACGCGTTGGCGAACGAAGAGCGCTTCGGTATCTGGGGTGGCCTGAGCGAGCGCGAGCGCCGGCGACTCAAGCGCATGGCCTCCTGA
- a CDS encoding fibronectin type III domain-containing protein: MNLVVSRCRVAAAVAAFALVAATATMLVPPTLAAFTGTTANAGNTWNTDTLAPPTAFTATCVNSGRVDLSWLSSPTANVTGYRIERRREGESDFTPLATVTPRTATAYSDQATPFPSSLLSLLGTVTVTYQIRAEVAGSSWRSASAQASASGNVTSVLGIKVFSCN, encoded by the coding sequence ATGAACCTCGTCGTCTCGCGCTGCCGTGTCGCCGCGGCCGTGGCGGCCTTCGCCCTGGTCGCCGCGACCGCCACGATGCTCGTCCCGCCGACGCTGGCGGCATTCACCGGCACCACCGCCAACGCCGGCAACACCTGGAACACCGACACCCTTGCGCCGCCCACGGCGTTCACGGCCACCTGCGTGAACAGCGGCCGCGTCGACCTGTCCTGGCTGTCCAGCCCCACGGCCAATGTCACTGGCTACCGGATCGAGCGGCGCCGGGAAGGCGAGAGTGACTTCACACCCCTCGCAACGGTCACCCCGCGAACGGCCACTGCCTACTCCGATCAAGCGACGCCGTTCCCGTCGAGCCTCTTGAGTCTGCTCGGCACCGTGACCGTCACCTACCAGATCAGGGCGGAGGTAGCCGGGAGCAGCTGGCGCTCGGCGAGCGCGCAGGCGAGCGCCTCCGGCAATGTGACCAGCGTGTTGGGGATCAAAGTCTTCAGCTGCAACTAG
- a CDS encoding signal peptidase I yields MTAVAAPQPITAGPWAPRLVGCARFAALVYVFALVFLALSAVTPALISGWQPLSVVSGSMQPAIAPGSLVLVQPADPDGFYAHPSILAFNDPDRPGQLLTHRVVDTARVDGVVRYTTKGDANQVDDSGTVAHGDVVGAVRMVIPFVGLPATWVHTGTLATLGLWLLVSVLAVSALFVRARP; encoded by the coding sequence GTGACCGCAGTTGCCGCACCGCAGCCGATCACCGCGGGGCCCTGGGCCCCGCGGTTGGTCGGCTGCGCGCGGTTCGCCGCGCTGGTGTACGTGTTCGCGTTGGTCTTCCTCGCACTCTCCGCGGTCACCCCGGCGCTCATCTCGGGCTGGCAGCCGCTGTCGGTGGTGTCGGGGTCGATGCAGCCGGCGATCGCTCCCGGCTCGCTGGTGCTGGTCCAGCCCGCCGACCCGGACGGCTTCTACGCCCACCCCTCGATCCTGGCGTTCAACGACCCCGACCGGCCGGGCCAGCTGCTCACCCACCGGGTCGTGGACACCGCCAGGGTCGACGGGGTCGTGCGCTACACCACCAAGGGTGACGCCAACCAGGTCGATGACTCCGGCACCGTGGCCCACGGCGACGTCGTCGGCGCGGTGCGCATGGTCATCCCCTTCGTCGGCCTGCCCGCGACGTGGGTGCACACCGGCACCCTCGCCACCCTGGGACTCTGGCTGCTGGTCAGCGTGCTCGCGGTCAGCGCCCTCTTCGTCCGCGCCCGACCATGA